A window of Nocardia arthritidis genomic DNA:
CTACATGCAGAGTACAACAGATAGGGCGGTAACAGCATGCGAAAGCTTGTCTACTACGTGGCGGTGTCGCTCGACGGCTACATTGCCGGGCCGAACGGGGAGTTCGACTTCTACCCACTGTCCGAGGAAATGTCCGCCTGGATCAACGAGCGTTACCCGGATACGGTGCCGGCCCATATCCGTCCGTACTTCGGGCTTGCCGTCGACGCACCGAACAAGGTGTTCGACACGGTCATAATGGGCCGCGGCGCATATGAACCGGGCCTTGCCGACGGTGTCGCCAGTCCGTACCCACATCTGAAGCAATACGTGGTCTCCACCACGCTCGGCAAAAACGACTACCCCGCAGTGGAACTCGTCGACAGCGATCCGGTGGAACTGGTGCGTCGGCTCAAAAAGGAAGATGGCAAAGACATTTGGTTGTGCGGCGGCGGCAATCTGGCCGGTCAGCTCATCGACGAGATCGATGAGCTGATCTTCAAGAGCTACCCGGTGCTCGCCGGCGCCGGAATCCCGGCCCTCACCGGCAACTTCCGGCCGAACCGATTCCGGCCCACGCAACGCCGCGAATTCGACAACGGCG
This region includes:
- a CDS encoding dihydrofolate reductase family protein, with the protein product MRKLVYYVAVSLDGYIAGPNGEFDFYPLSEEMSAWINERYPDTVPAHIRPYFGLAVDAPNKVFDTVIMGRGAYEPGLADGVASPYPHLKQYVVSTTLGKNDYPAVELVDSDPVELVRRLKKEDGKDIWLCGGGNLAGQLIDEIDELIFKSYPVLAGAGIPALTGNFRPNRFRPTQRREFDNGAQVTWFSRS